Proteins found in one Nitrosopumilus maritimus SCM1 genomic segment:
- a CDS encoding histidine phosphatase family protein, with product MGQIIFLRHGQAKNNTDRILAGRTEGVPLTDVGEQQAQHTAELLEHMNISAIYSSPIQRAKHTAEIVGKHNSIDVTIDDRLIELDMGKFTGMAYDEIFNDHGNVFMKFYQGDLEIAHNGVETFDEVKKRVLGIVDHVIENHPNQNVVLVTHMDPIKAMLSTVVDLSPTNLFELIIANASLNLFRENNRKFSISGLNVMHPTRFDQGW from the coding sequence TTGGGCCAAATAATTTTCCTAAGACACGGTCAGGCAAAAAATAACACTGATAGAATATTGGCAGGTAGAACTGAAGGTGTGCCTTTAACTGATGTTGGTGAACAACAAGCACAACATACTGCTGAACTACTTGAACACATGAACATCTCTGCAATTTACTCTAGTCCTATCCAAAGAGCAAAACATACTGCAGAAATCGTTGGAAAACACAACTCTATTGATGTTACAATTGATGATCGATTAATTGAACTTGATATGGGAAAATTTACTGGCATGGCATATGATGAAATTTTTAATGATCATGGAAACGTCTTTATGAAATTCTATCAAGGTGATCTTGAAATTGCTCATAATGGAGTAGAAACTTTTGATGAAGTCAAAAAAAGAGTTTTAGGAATTGTAGACCATGTAATTGAAAATCATCCTAATCAAAATGTTGTATTGGTTACTCATATGGATCCTATCAAGGCAATGTTGTCTACAGTAGTGGATCTATCGCCTACTAACCTCTTTGAGTTAATCATAGCAAATGCGTCTCTGAATCTCTTCAGGGAGAACAATCGAAAGTTCTCGATTTCCGGACTTAACGTAATGCACCCAACACGTTTCGATCAAGGTTGGTAG
- a CDS encoding cupredoxin domain-containing protein, which yields MGGHSNWPEWIYVGVVIAIMCWVGAEAWEAERLVEHVPEGAEIIKVTGQQWFWTFEHEDGTKEIGELHVEKGKAYKFEIHSTDVNHSFNIHDYVVLMDAIPGRVNTVWFAPTDVGEHDIQCREYCGLIHYNMRGTLIVEEPHS from the coding sequence ATGGGTGGACATTCTAACTGGCCTGAATGGATTTACGTTGGTGTTGTAATTGCTATCATGTGTTGGGTTGGTGCTGAAGCTTGGGAAGCAGAAAGACTAGTTGAGCATGTCCCTGAAGGTGCTGAAATTATCAAAGTAACCGGACAACAATGGTTCTGGACTTTTGAACATGAAGATGGTACTAAAGAAATTGGTGAATTACATGTTGAAAAAGGCAAAGCCTACAAATTTGAAATTCATTCAACTGATGTAAATCACTCTTTTAACATTCACGATTATGTTGTTTTAATGGATGCAATTCCTGGTAGAGTTAACACTGTATGGTTTGCACCAACTGATGTTGGAGAACATGATATTCAATGTAGAGAATATTGTGGATTAATTCACTATAACATGCGTGGAACGTTAATTGTGGAGGAACCACACTCTTGA
- a CDS encoding cytochrome c oxidase subunit I: protein MVLELQKPRPIWQIMFSTHHTDVGLLYLIMSLGFLFLGGALALAIRAELFLPGAQIIGDAMTFNRIFTVHGTTLIFLFIIPFASAVGNYFVPIMVRYKDMAYPKLNAIAFWMIPPSGALIWLGFADFTWYATPPYSIISAPGPAADMWIFGLKILGVSSVLGAINFVVTILKCKHPDMSIGQVPLLAWSFLSSSLIILVAIPTFAAALLMLLTDRLGVTGFFNPAMGGDPIAYAHLFWFTFHPEVYVLVIPAIGMMYEIIPRFSRKPIYSFNSGIFAFVLLSIVGFSSWAHHMYATGMSFTEKTVFMVGTLAAVPASAMHVYNFIATMWNGRIKFSTPMMWAVGGIALFFSAGAGGVANAAMPLDFTTHDTYWVVGHFHLFVMGTIAFGSIGFLYYMYPYVTGRMYNEAMGKIHFFLSFIGTILVFFTQHVLGLYGMPRRIFDYPPIPEWIAMNQIASIGAMVIGVSMVVFLVNMVYSAGKGEPANPEDPFGVGGKYYYPFESKNPSH from the coding sequence ATGGTTCTGGAATTACAAAAACCACGTCCAATTTGGCAAATAATGTTCTCAACACATCACACTGATGTTGGTTTACTTTATCTTATCATGTCACTAGGATTCTTGTTCTTGGGTGGTGCGTTAGCACTTGCAATTAGAGCTGAATTATTCTTGCCAGGTGCACAAATCATTGGTGATGCAATGACCTTTAACAGAATCTTTACAGTTCACGGAACTACTCTTATCTTCTTGTTTATCATACCATTTGCATCTGCTGTTGGTAACTACTTTGTTCCAATTATGGTCAGATACAAAGACATGGCTTATCCAAAACTCAATGCAATTGCATTTTGGATGATTCCTCCATCAGGAGCACTCATCTGGTTAGGCTTTGCAGACTTTACTTGGTATGCAACTCCTCCATATTCTATTATCAGTGCTCCAGGTCCAGCAGCAGACATGTGGATCTTTGGACTAAAGATTTTAGGTGTATCTTCAGTTCTTGGTGCAATCAACTTTGTCGTTACAATTCTCAAATGTAAACACCCAGACATGTCAATTGGTCAAGTACCGCTATTGGCTTGGTCCTTCTTGTCATCATCATTAATCATCCTTGTTGCAATTCCAACATTTGCAGCAGCACTGTTGATGTTGTTAACTGACAGACTCGGTGTAACTGGATTCTTTAATCCCGCAATGGGAGGAGATCCAATTGCATATGCACACTTGTTCTGGTTTACATTCCATCCAGAAGTATACGTTCTTGTCATTCCAGCTATTGGTATGATGTATGAAATTATTCCAAGATTCTCAAGAAAACCAATTTACAGTTTCAACTCTGGTATCTTTGCCTTTGTACTATTATCTATTGTTGGTTTCTCATCATGGGCTCACCACATGTATGCAACTGGAATGTCCTTTACAGAAAAGACTGTATTCATGGTAGGAACTCTTGCAGCAGTTCCAGCATCTGCAATGCACGTCTATAACTTCATTGCAACAATGTGGAATGGTAGAATCAAGTTCTCAACTCCAATGATGTGGGCTGTTGGCGGAATTGCATTATTCTTCTCAGCAGGTGCAGGTGGTGTAGCAAATGCTGCAATGCCATTAGACTTTACAACTCACGATACTTACTGGGTAGTTGGACACTTCCATCTCTTTGTGATGGGAACTATTGCATTTGGTTCAATCGGATTCCTTTACTACATGTACCCATATGTTACAGGCAGAATGTACAATGAAGCCATGGGTAAGATTCACTTCTTCTTATCATTTATAGGAACAATTTTGGTATTCTTTACTCAACACGTACTTGGATTATATGGAATGCCAAGAAGAATATTTGATTATCCACCAATCCCAGAATGGATTGCAATGAACCAAATTGCATCAATTGGTGCAATGGTAATTGGTGTCAGTATGGTTGTCTTTTTGGTTAACATGGTTTACAGCGCTGGAAAAGGAGAACCTGCAAACCCAGAGGATCCATTTGGTGTTGGAGGCAAATACTATTATCCGTTCGAGTCAAAGAACCCATCACATTAG
- a CDS encoding plastocyanin/azurin family copper-binding protein yields the protein MTENQYYLTTPARTGKMMAIMLGICIVGGAIFFSLWDYWISEPAPVVAMMGGDSTPTAVAVHTGATITSDLSFIESSDFITLAFNALPGEPGNNPTINMEVGDKVIFNVVNDGVSFHSFGVTADTEGFGGIFPGSEVASPANPLKSGEGGTSEFIAGEEGVFYYICTVPGHREQGMVGKIIVGDAEVPEEVVEAVPEPMATEPAEEKAPVSTEPVAYDGPISLPEGSGVPGCQETNECYIPYHVTAPAGTEIVWSNDDTAAHTVTSGSPADGPDGIFDSSILAGGLTFSVTLDEPGEYPYYCIVHPWMVGNITIE from the coding sequence ATGACTGAAAATCAATACTATCTAACAACCCCTGCAAGAACAGGAAAAATGATGGCAATTATGCTAGGTATTTGTATTGTAGGTGGAGCAATCTTCTTTTCACTTTGGGATTATTGGATTTCAGAACCTGCCCCAGTTGTTGCAATGATGGGAGGTGATTCTACACCAACTGCAGTTGCAGTTCACACTGGTGCAACCATTACATCTGATCTTTCATTTATCGAATCTTCTGACTTTATCACTTTAGCATTTAATGCATTACCTGGTGAACCTGGTAACAACCCAACAATCAACATGGAAGTTGGTGACAAAGTAATCTTTAACGTAGTAAATGATGGTGTATCATTCCACTCCTTTGGTGTTACAGCAGACACTGAGGGCTTTGGAGGAATTTTCCCAGGAAGTGAAGTTGCAAGTCCAGCAAATCCTCTAAAATCAGGTGAAGGTGGAACTTCAGAATTTATCGCAGGTGAAGAAGGCGTATTCTATTACATTTGTACAGTTCCTGGTCACAGAGAACAAGGAATGGTTGGAAAAATCATTGTAGGTGACGCCGAGGTTCCAGAAGAAGTTGTTGAAGCCGTACCAGAACCAATGGCAACTGAACCAGCCGAAGAAAAGGCTCCTGTTTCAACTGAACCAGTTGCATATGATGGTCCAATATCCCTCCCAGAAGGCTCTGGAGTTCCTGGATGTCAGGAAACAAATGAATGCTATATCCCATATCATGTAACAGCACCAGCAGGAACCGAGATTGTTTGGTCAAATGATGACACTGCTGCTCATACTGTTACAAGCGGTTCTCCTGCAGATGGTCCTGATGGAATATTTGACAGTAGTATACTTGCTGGAGGTTTAACATTCTCTGTAACCCTTGATGAACCAGGTGAATATCCTTACTATTGTATAGTTCATCCTTGGATGGTTGGCAACATCACAATAGAATAG
- a CDS encoding COX15/CtaA family protein: protein MAIQYLALATMIVLYSLMFLGGYISAAGLGLTCPEWPLCPNGVMPSEEYLIEWIHRLAAATTGVLVIATMVASFLNKRADTKIKVTSTLATVFVITQITLGALVIDTKLHAVLVAIHLGIGILLFSMVLLTALFAFRISRESQEIKV, encoded by the coding sequence TTGGCTATCCAATATCTTGCTCTAGCAACAATGATTGTATTGTATTCACTTATGTTCTTAGGTGGATATATTTCAGCAGCTGGATTGGGACTAACTTGTCCTGAATGGCCATTATGTCCAAATGGTGTAATGCCATCTGAAGAATATCTTATTGAATGGATTCATAGATTGGCAGCTGCTACTACAGGTGTTTTGGTTATTGCAACTATGGTTGCAAGCTTTCTCAACAAAAGAGCTGATACAAAAATTAAAGTTACAAGTACACTTGCAACAGTATTTGTTATTACCCAAATTACACTTGGTGCACTAGTAATTGACACAAAACTTCATGCGGTTCTAGTTGCAATTCACTTGGGAATTGGAATATTGTTATTCTCAATGGTATTGTTAACTGCCTTGTTTGCCTTTAGAATTTCACGAGAATCCCAAGAGATCAAAGTCTAG
- a CDS encoding SRPBCC family protein, protein MTLVTKSIDIKTPVENVFTYFARPEHVSDQIKTDAVGMTVVPMDIKEGMGVGTTFRIIGDFSGKRLEWDCETTEFVRNEKITAKQIEGPFKKWQITNEFKSLGNNLTRVTMSVDYEMPFGPLGAIMDKAKFAKSAERGMETALYNVRGLLEGNGSIPVYITLEAYQKLLAEKKKMNDVPVSTALTAIIEKYNEIEAKA, encoded by the coding sequence TTGACCCTCGTAACAAAATCAATCGATATTAAGACACCTGTTGAGAATGTCTTTACCTACTTTGCAAGACCAGAACATGTTTCTGATCAAATCAAAACTGATGCAGTAGGTATGACAGTAGTTCCTATGGATATTAAGGAAGGAATGGGTGTAGGTACAACCTTTAGAATTATCGGTGACTTTAGCGGTAAACGTTTAGAGTGGGATTGTGAGACAACCGAATTTGTTAGAAATGAGAAAATTACTGCAAAACAAATTGAAGGTCCATTCAAGAAATGGCAAATCACTAATGAGTTCAAATCATTAGGAAATAACCTCACAAGAGTTACAATGTCAGTAGATTATGAAATGCCATTTGGTCCACTAGGAGCAATTATGGATAAAGCAAAGTTTGCAAAATCTGCTGAGAGAGGAATGGAAACTGCCCTTTACAACGTTAGAGGTTTGTTAGAAGGAAATGGTTCAATTCCAGTATACATCACACTCGAAGCATACCAAAAACTTCTTGCCGAAAAGAAAAAGATGAATGATGTTCCAGTTTCAACTGCACTAACTGCAATCATTGAAAAATACAATGAAATTGAAGCTAAAGCATAA
- a CDS encoding sensor histidine kinase yields MNENSTLTENVFFKQSHILLMLILTLVFFTGLYQLRPFLDDSQFSWITIPTYTILPALLSGYAFVLAIRLYKQQNFQAKAFLVFAIGSLSWFIAELIWLMYEQVWMRDPFPSEADIFYIAAYPLITLFLFILLKPIFKSISKNAWLFSIALSFSLFIPSILVAYDDIQGDEVFAVSIALAYPAMSSVQLVPALLGLFYLGKKAANFSWILFLFGIIVYSISDTFFLFAELDGSYYDGHPVDLLYVYSYVLLIFALLVRWKFANQPTEKNQEMFFSEHVKFETITKFGIPLTLAIIAMVIFIIMIQAIFIQSNEQISLFNIVIGIVGMLSVFTAMIVILNKNLTKLVHIRTEELEEQKSNLENLVEEKTQEILKQERLSAIGELSGRLAHDLRNPLSIMKLSVELLKKQPSDRTFSDADVQKRLDLIDKSITRISHQVDDVLGYVRNSPLRLANSSVHELLKTSIEKINVPSNVKIIISEKDVNINCDPVKIDAVFINFLINSIQALSDNGGKITIDISETDDKVKLEFSDSGPGIPEDIIDNVFEPLFTTKQKGTGLGLASCKNIVELHQGTISVKNNPTTFTIEMPKLLSQDNKIET; encoded by the coding sequence ATGAATGAAAATTCTACCCTTACAGAAAATGTGTTCTTTAAACAAAGTCATATTTTGCTCATGTTAATCTTAACGTTAGTATTTTTTACTGGACTATACCAACTAAGACCTTTTTTAGATGATTCTCAATTTTCATGGATAACTATCCCTACCTACACTATTCTTCCTGCATTACTTTCAGGATATGCTTTTGTCTTAGCAATTCGATTATACAAACAACAAAATTTTCAAGCAAAAGCTTTTCTCGTGTTTGCAATTGGTTCTCTTTCTTGGTTTATAGCTGAACTGATTTGGTTAATGTACGAACAAGTTTGGATGAGGGATCCATTTCCATCCGAAGCTGATATTTTTTATATTGCAGCCTATCCACTCATAACTTTATTTTTATTCATTTTACTAAAACCTATTTTTAAATCAATCAGCAAAAATGCTTGGTTATTTTCGATAGCTTTGTCTTTTTCTTTATTCATACCTTCTATCTTGGTTGCATATGATGATATTCAAGGGGATGAAGTGTTTGCAGTTTCAATTGCACTTGCATATCCTGCAATGTCTTCTGTCCAATTGGTTCCGGCACTTCTTGGTCTCTTTTACCTTGGTAAAAAGGCTGCAAATTTTTCGTGGATATTGTTTTTATTTGGAATTATTGTTTATAGCATATCCGACACATTCTTTCTATTTGCAGAATTAGATGGCTCATATTATGATGGTCATCCTGTCGATTTACTCTATGTCTATAGTTATGTTTTATTGATTTTTGCACTTCTCGTTCGTTGGAAATTTGCGAATCAACCAACTGAAAAAAATCAAGAGATGTTTTTTTCTGAACATGTAAAATTTGAAACCATTACAAAATTTGGCATTCCTTTAACCTTGGCAATTATCGCAATGGTGATTTTCATCATTATGATTCAGGCAATTTTTATTCAATCTAATGAACAAATTTCACTATTCAATATTGTAATTGGAATTGTTGGCATGTTGAGTGTTTTTACCGCCATGATAGTAATTTTGAATAAAAATCTCACAAAACTTGTACATATACGTACTGAAGAACTTGAAGAACAAAAAAGTAATTTAGAAAATCTTGTTGAAGAAAAAACACAGGAAATACTAAAACAAGAACGTCTTTCTGCAATCGGTGAATTATCTGGACGTCTTGCACATGATCTTAGAAATCCATTATCTATAATGAAATTGTCTGTGGAATTGTTAAAAAAACAACCATCCGATAGAACTTTTTCTGATGCAGATGTACAAAAACGCCTTGACTTAATTGATAAAAGCATAACTAGAATTTCTCACCAAGTTGATGATGTCTTAGGATATGTTAGAAATTCTCCTCTAAGATTAGCAAACTCTTCAGTTCATGAACTTTTAAAAACTTCTATAGAAAAAATTAACGTTCCATCTAATGTAAAAATCATCATCTCTGAAAAGGATGTGAACATCAATTGTGATCCTGTAAAAATTGATGCTGTCTTTATTAATTTCCTAATTAATTCAATTCAAGCACTGTCTGATAACGGTGGTAAAATTACTATAGACATAAGTGAAACCGATGACAAAGTAAAATTAGAATTCTCTGATTCTGGTCCTGGAATTCCAGAAGATATTATTGATAATGTCTTTGAACCTCTTTTTACCACTAAGCAGAAGGGTACTGGTTTAGGTTTGGCAAGTTGTAAAAATATTGTTGAACTGCATCAAGGAACTATTTCTGTCAAGAATAATCCTACAACATTTACTATAGAAATGCCAAAGTTGTTGTCTCAAGATAATAAAATTGAAACTTAA
- a CDS encoding class I SAM-dependent methyltransferase — translation MNYDESFWRKYADENESRYNEEFAKFTKDLAISLRCTSVLEIGCGTGIDLRLFPDTFQIHGVDLNEYALDMAKEKFPVANFKKGSITDLPFEDSSIDFVFTHGLLNYLDEDILEKGISEMYRVAGKYVMNCEKYSNIEEKIDENQTSRNMVKRWMNYKVRIVSDVDMHEDIEPEKKRFVLLKKI, via the coding sequence ATGAATTATGATGAAAGTTTTTGGAGAAAATATGCAGATGAGAATGAATCAAGGTATAATGAAGAATTTGCAAAATTTACAAAAGATCTTGCAATATCGTTACGATGTACAAGTGTTTTAGAAATTGGATGTGGGACTGGAATTGATTTAAGATTATTTCCAGATACATTTCAAATTCATGGAGTTGATCTAAATGAATATGCATTAGACATGGCAAAAGAAAAATTCCCAGTTGCTAATTTTAAAAAAGGAAGCATTACAGATTTACCATTTGAAGATTCATCAATAGATTTTGTTTTTACTCATGGGTTATTGAATTATTTAGATGAAGATATACTAGAAAAAGGGATTTCAGAGATGTATAGAGTGGCAGGAAAATATGTCATGAATTGTGAGAAATATAGCAACATAGAAGAAAAAATTGATGAGAATCAAACATCTCGCAATATGGTCAAACGGTGGATGAATTACAAAGTAAGAATTGTGAGTGATGTGGATATGCATGAGGATATTGAACCTGAGAAAAAACGATTTGTGCTACTAAAAAAGATCTAA
- a CDS encoding branched-chain amino acid transaminase, whose translation MKEVGKIWMNGKLVPFKDAKVHVLTHALHYSTSIFEGIRCYNTPNGSAIFRLPEHVDRFFKSAKLYSMKMQFSKKEISDGIIKTVKASGLKECYIRPLAYYGYGTMGLTPTQNKVDASISCWEWKMGESKAGKFSGAKCKVSSWIKIDSRSQPTQAKAASNYANAALARMEALENGYDEAIMLNWHGKVAEGSAENIFVVKDDIIQTPPLSAGGLEGITRDSVIQIIEENGGFVIERDLERDDLYAADEIFMTGTAAEVKSVTQIDKVKIGNGKMGHITKALQKSFTDVVMGKDERFLPWLTYI comes from the coding sequence ATGAAAGAAGTTGGAAAAATCTGGATGAATGGAAAATTAGTACCATTCAAGGATGCCAAAGTTCATGTTCTAACTCATGCATTACATTATTCTACATCAATCTTTGAAGGAATCAGATGTTATAATACGCCAAATGGTTCTGCCATTTTCAGACTACCAGAACACGTAGATAGATTCTTCAAATCAGCAAAATTGTATTCCATGAAAATGCAGTTTTCAAAAAAAGAAATTTCTGATGGAATCATCAAAACAGTAAAGGCAAGTGGACTCAAAGAGTGTTACATTAGACCACTAGCATACTATGGATATGGAACAATGGGTTTAACTCCAACACAAAACAAAGTAGATGCTTCTATTTCATGTTGGGAGTGGAAGATGGGTGAATCAAAAGCAGGGAAATTCTCAGGAGCAAAATGTAAAGTATCAAGTTGGATAAAGATTGATTCCAGATCTCAACCAACACAAGCAAAAGCAGCATCAAACTATGCAAATGCAGCATTAGCTAGAATGGAAGCATTAGAGAACGGATATGATGAAGCAATCATGTTGAATTGGCACGGAAAAGTTGCCGAAGGTAGTGCCGAGAACATCTTTGTTGTAAAAGATGACATTATTCAAACACCTCCATTGTCTGCAGGAGGATTAGAAGGAATAACAAGAGATAGTGTCATACAAATCATTGAAGAAAATGGTGGATTTGTTATTGAACGAGATTTGGAAAGAGATGATCTGTATGCTGCAGATGAAATATTCATGACAGGTACTGCTGCTGAAGTAAAATCCGTAACACAGATTGACAAAGTAAAAATCGGTAATGGAAAGATGGGCCATATTACAAAAGCACTACAGAAGTCATTTACGGATGTAGTTATGGGCAAAGATGAAAGATTCTTGCCTTGGTTGACATACATCTAA
- a CDS encoding aspartokinase — protein MTKLVVAKFGGSAIGPNGVSIPEIIQRITNLKQDSKVIAVFSAPLTLDNGKKRSLTDVMLEQGRNAENGVTPSLDIIKSTYEKILELVDDENKGKCENVIEQNLEKAKKALDEAFESKEFVDEVRSRALAFSGEILMSHVMNYILRSNKIKAETVDFEDWPIITDNNIESTNFLTSESRTKMDKTAELVEQNEVVTIGGFIGKTVDNVTTTYERGGSDRTAADLGILFHKSYETSIDFEKDSAVVSADPKIVESGLREVHQLSYNEARLAGMFGMKILDPIAIKEIVENGVDMPITVTNMKNPDKITTIKRILDEQKGHPIKIVTGKENCAIFRIETNSIQKLLTSLDKDKRYSEFVILSPFTKDGIEFSRILFLDGDYVKRNEKYLLGFDSLATITYNRGVITLIGDEMWRVQQVASRTSAKIGEAGLNILNMDAQEETSRIIIVVEDTKDNIRKAISAIHQEISEINFI, from the coding sequence ATGACAAAGCTGGTAGTAGCAAAATTTGGAGGTAGTGCAATAGGTCCCAATGGAGTATCTATTCCAGAAATCATTCAAAGAATCACTAATCTAAAACAAGACTCCAAAGTTATTGCAGTTTTTTCAGCCCCTTTGACATTAGATAATGGGAAAAAACGTTCTCTAACAGATGTAATGTTAGAACAAGGAAGAAATGCTGAAAATGGCGTAACGCCATCATTAGATATAATCAAATCAACATATGAGAAAATTTTAGAGTTAGTTGATGATGAAAATAAAGGAAAATGTGAAAATGTAATTGAACAGAATCTTGAAAAGGCAAAAAAAGCACTAGATGAGGCATTTGAAAGCAAAGAGTTTGTTGATGAAGTTCGTTCACGCGCACTGGCATTCTCAGGAGAGATTTTGATGTCACATGTAATGAACTACATTCTAAGAAGCAATAAGATCAAAGCAGAAACCGTGGATTTTGAGGATTGGCCTATTATCACAGATAACAACATAGAATCAACAAATTTTCTTACATCAGAATCTCGCACAAAAATGGACAAAACTGCAGAATTGGTAGAACAAAACGAGGTGGTTACAATAGGAGGATTCATTGGAAAAACAGTAGATAATGTTACAACTACATATGAGCGTGGAGGCTCTGATCGTACTGCAGCAGATCTAGGCATTTTATTTCATAAAAGTTATGAAACTAGTATTGATTTTGAAAAAGATAGTGCAGTAGTTTCAGCTGATCCAAAAATTGTTGAATCAGGATTAAGAGAAGTTCATCAATTATCATACAATGAAGCAAGACTTGCAGGAATGTTTGGAATGAAGATACTAGATCCAATAGCAATTAAAGAGATTGTTGAAAATGGTGTCGATATGCCAATTACAGTTACAAATATGAAAAATCCAGATAAAATTACCACAATAAAGAGAATTTTAGACGAACAAAAAGGTCATCCTATCAAAATTGTTACAGGAAAAGAAAATTGTGCAATTTTTAGAATAGAAACAAACTCAATACAAAAATTACTGACATCATTAGACAAAGACAAGCGTTACAGTGAATTTGTGATTTTATCTCCATTTACAAAAGATGGTATAGAATTTTCAAGAATATTATTTTTGGATGGAGATTATGTTAAAAGAAATGAAAAATACTTGTTAGGATTTGATTCTCTTGCAACAATAACATACAACAGAGGAGTCATCACATTAATCGGGGATGAAATGTGGAGAGTTCAACAAGTTGCATCCAGAACAAGTGCAAAGATTGGTGAGGCAGGATTGAATATTTTGAATATGGATGCACAAGAAGAAACTTCAAGAATAATTATTGTTGTAGAAGATACAAAAGACAACATTAGAAAAGCAATCAGTGCAATACACCAAGAGATTTCAGAAATTAATTTTATTTAG
- a CDS encoding glycosyltransferase encodes MVLVNFFSSPIGLGHVTRDIAIKNNFQNITTNFVTGSGAAKILKKLEIQVDDVYHPPSFIVENGTLKSPAKWLWNYYQYYKDCKNISRNILEKNRSNIVISDEDFASLTVAQEMKIPTILVTDILETHFTKGLASFIEKKMNKSMQEIIKKCEIVILPEIGDAQDNIQRVGPIVRQTDHTREQLREKFSFDKKTIVISIGGTDAGLFLIEKALEAITKINQDVKIVLVSGPSVEKKFENVENLGFVENLHEIIFAADVLISLAGKSTIDEANAYGTPAIFIPIKGHFEQEDNAKEQGFVFEDIKRLDKLILSKLEEKRNKVNTEGAVKAAKIIQSLIDNY; translated from the coding sequence GTGGTTCTTGTAAATTTTTTTTCTAGTCCAATAGGATTAGGTCATGTAACAAGAGATATTGCAATCAAGAATAATTTCCAAAATATTACAACTAATTTTGTTACAGGTAGTGGTGCTGCTAAAATTCTAAAGAAATTAGAAATTCAGGTTGATGATGTATATCATCCACCATCATTCATTGTTGAGAATGGTACATTGAAAAGTCCTGCAAAATGGCTTTGGAATTACTATCAATACTATAAAGATTGTAAAAACATTTCACGAAATATTTTAGAAAAAAATAGATCTAATATTGTGATTAGTGATGAGGATTTTGCTTCACTAACAGTAGCTCAAGAAATGAAAATTCCAACTATTTTGGTTACTGATATTTTAGAGACACATTTTACAAAAGGTCTAGCATCATTTATCGAAAAAAAGATGAATAAATCAATGCAAGAGATCATAAAAAAATGTGAAATTGTCATATTGCCAGAAATAGGTGATGCACAAGACAACATACAAAGAGTAGGACCCATAGTACGACAAACAGATCACACTAGAGAACAATTACGAGAAAAATTTTCATTTGATAAAAAAACAATTGTTATTTCAATTGGTGGAACTGATGCAGGATTGTTTTTAATTGAAAAAGCACTAGAGGCAATTACAAAAATCAATCAAGATGTTAAAATTGTACTAGTTTCAGGTCCATCAGTTGAAAAAAAATTTGAGAATGTAGAAAATTTGGGATTTGTAGAAAATTTGCATGAAATAATTTTTGCAGCTGATGTGTTAATTTCACTTGCAGGAAAATCAACAATTGATGAGGCTAATGCATATGGTACGCCCGCAATATTCATTCCAATTAAAGGTCATTTTGAACAAGAGGATAATGCGAAAGAACAAGGATTTGTTTTTGAAGATATCAAAAGACTTGACAAGTTAATTCTATCAAAATTAGAAGAAAAGAGAAATAAAGTCAATACCGAAGGTGCAGTAAAAGCTGCAAAAATCATTCAAAGCTTAATAGATAACTATTGA